One window of Phycisphaeraceae bacterium genomic DNA carries:
- a CDS encoding glycosyltransferase: MSNEASSIFKEGRPSRKLNILILAGFVRSLDWSETLWAPDLAHALAARGHRVEVALDGCDDPALFDGLPLLVHRPNRRHFGAEPFLFRYWARSLLKARPDRVCLSLTPLICGDVWLPIGTRANEVVSRILAESSPVAVAMELVHHPWLLHELLAERRAAKDTPRRRVQPLTIGPHAEKSSLRSLGYAARSNPIIGAERDAVRCEVRERLSLQDSDRVFLLSGTHADEHTSANLLEALALLERVATPSRMMANGDQPQSAPRLRLIVTGRFPHMLHTLARRAGCAHSVVFAGTRVNMARLLAASDIAIAAFGTQGLGTGRFACEAIRAGVPLLAGLHAPGSDLVDTGLHKPGEIVREDTREGWLGALGKILDDRWMAEARAAAASVGADLTVSRLIARLESYLLGALR, encoded by the coding sequence ATGTCAAACGAGGCTTCGAGTATCTTCAAAGAAGGTCGTCCCTCTCGCAAACTCAACATCCTCATCCTCGCCGGGTTCGTCCGCAGCCTCGACTGGTCCGAAACACTCTGGGCCCCGGATCTCGCGCACGCGCTCGCGGCCCGGGGTCACAGGGTTGAGGTCGCGCTCGACGGCTGCGACGACCCTGCGCTCTTTGACGGATTGCCCCTGCTGGTTCACCGCCCCAATCGGCGCCACTTCGGCGCGGAACCATTTCTCTTCCGCTACTGGGCGCGAAGCCTGCTGAAGGCCCGCCCCGACAGGGTCTGCCTCAGCCTCACACCGCTCATTTGCGGAGATGTCTGGCTCCCGATCGGAACCCGTGCGAACGAGGTTGTTTCGCGCATACTCGCCGAGAGCAGTCCGGTCGCCGTGGCGATGGAACTCGTGCATCACCCGTGGCTGCTTCACGAGTTGCTCGCCGAGCGCCGCGCCGCAAAGGACACGCCCCGCCGGCGCGTCCAGCCGCTGACGATCGGTCCGCACGCGGAGAAGTCGAGCCTTCGCTCGCTCGGGTATGCCGCCCGAAGCAATCCGATTATCGGCGCGGAGCGCGACGCGGTTCGGTGCGAAGTACGTGAGCGGCTTTCGCTTCAGGACTCCGACAGGGTTTTTCTTCTCAGCGGAACGCACGCCGACGAACACACTTCGGCGAATCTGCTCGAGGCGCTCGCGCTCCTCGAACGCGTCGCGACGCCGAGCCGCATGATGGCGAACGGGGACCAGCCGCAGAGCGCTCCGCGTCTACGCCTGATTGTCACCGGTCGCTTCCCCCACATGCTGCACACGCTGGCGCGTCGCGCGGGGTGTGCTCACTCCGTGGTGTTTGCCGGGACGCGGGTGAACATGGCGCGTCTACTCGCGGCATCGGACATCGCGATCGCGGCATTTGGTACGCAGGGATTAGGTACCGGACGCTTCGCGTGCGAGGCGATCCGCGCCGGGGTGCCGCTGCTCGCCGGGCTTCACGCGCCCGGGAGCGATCTTGTGGATACCGGCCTGCACAAACCGGGCGAGATCGTTCGGGAAGACACGCGCGAAGGCTGGCTCGGGGCGCTCGGAAAGATTCTCGACGATCGATGGATGGCAGAGGCCCGAGCCGCCGCGGCGAGTGTCGGGGCCGATCTGACAGTTTCCCGGCTGATCGCGCGGCTGGAAAGCTATCTGCTGGGAGCGCTCCGCTGA
- a CDS encoding DUF1579 family protein — MKARFGAGIAATLAILLNAGLVSARTEPEAKPVTTPSTSATPASPLAKALETLKADEGIWSAEVSFWLRPGADPIKSKATVHASMDLGGHFLSQRFEGTFGPEMGNKPWTSLSYTGFNASTGEYEAVRMATSSATMINVRGKAKPDGTIELSGTYEMMGAKGTERDIIRHEGPDKCIIETWMSFDGSPEFKGAEMVLTRMSGKSQNKEGDAGMDLGNFSVSLAVKDIGASRAFYEKLGFSKVGGNQSQNWLIMQNATSTIGLFQGMLPKNTLTFNPGWDRSCATLPAFDDVREIQKSLKVKGLELTLAADETTAGPASLMLMDPDGNPILVDQHVPRPEK; from the coding sequence ATGAAGGCGCGATTCGGTGCGGGAATAGCGGCAACTCTTGCGATTCTGCTCAATGCGGGACTCGTGTCTGCGCGGACCGAACCGGAGGCCAAGCCGGTTACGACTCCCTCAACCTCCGCTACCCCCGCCTCGCCGCTTGCGAAAGCGCTCGAAACGCTGAAGGCCGACGAAGGGATCTGGAGCGCCGAAGTCTCGTTCTGGCTCCGGCCCGGCGCCGACCCGATCAAGAGCAAGGCGACTGTTCATGCTTCGATGGACCTCGGTGGACATTTTCTTTCGCAGCGATTCGAGGGCACGTTCGGCCCGGAGATGGGGAACAAGCCGTGGACGAGTCTTTCGTACACGGGCTTCAACGCGTCCACCGGCGAATATGAAGCGGTGAGAATGGCAACGTCGAGCGCGACGATGATCAACGTTCGCGGCAAGGCCAAACCGGACGGCACGATCGAACTCTCGGGCACGTACGAGATGATGGGAGCCAAAGGGACCGAGCGCGACATCATCCGGCACGAAGGACCGGACAAGTGCATCATCGAAACGTGGATGTCGTTCGATGGTTCACCGGAATTCAAGGGCGCGGAGATGGTCTTGACGCGGATGAGCGGGAAGTCGCAGAACAAAGAAGGAGATGCTGGCATGGATTTGGGCAATTTTTCGGTGAGCCTCGCGGTCAAGGACATCGGCGCATCGCGCGCGTTCTACGAAAAGCTCGGCTTCAGCAAAGTCGGGGGAAATCAGTCGCAGAACTGGCTCATCATGCAGAATGCGACGAGCACGATCGGGCTCTTTCAGGGCATGCTTCCGAAGAACACGCTGACGTTCAATCCGGGCTGGGACCGCAGCTGCGCGACGCTGCCCGCATTCGATGATGTTCGAGAGATCCAGAAGTCGCTCAAGGTGAAGGGATTGGAACTCACCCTTGCCGCCGACGAAACAACCGCCGGCCCCGCGAGCCTGATGCTGATGGATCCCGACGGGAATCCCATTCTCGTCGATCAGCATGTCCCAAGGCCGGAGAAGTGA
- the ptsP gene encoding phosphoenolpyruvate--protein phosphotransferase, whose amino-acid sequence MTGHSSDKPAPSSATDASAESAPGPKMQIIKGIAVSPGIAIGHVALLGDDHRRMPRRLIAPAAVEREQKKLDDAIHASIEELTAVHARAKGEMGDEAAKIFLFHAGMLKDKSLIGPMRKMVETERVGAEYAVCQVLGQLADKFRAAPDSVFTTKVNDIDDLVTRLLNQLLGRAESRLAKLPHNSILLARDLTPSQAASFDRKRVIGFATDLGGRTGHTAIVARALGIPAVVGCRQITAAATDGASIILDGDRGIIILNPDAERLEEYHGLIKQRETFQLSLGELRDLPSVTTDGQRIELVGNIEFADEAEHVLELGGEGVGLYRTEFLYLTSKHEPSEEDHYKSYVRCVELMKGKPLTIRTMDLGADKYTQERAELPERNPFLGCRSIRYCLKNQPMFKRQLRALLRASAKGPIKIMFPLITSTGEFRQSKYIVNDVMEDLDEEGIKFDRNMKVGMMVEVPSAALLAETFAREVDFFSIGTNDLTQYTLAVDRTNETIAGMYNPAHPAVIRLIRDVVRAARRHDTPVSCCGESAGDPEYALLLVGMGLRTLSVSAGSIPQLKRLIRSVSLKQCEQIARQALSFDSETQISSYLRDRARKIVPDLFDGRTGE is encoded by the coding sequence GTGACAGGCCATAGCAGCGACAAACCCGCTCCTTCGTCCGCGACCGACGCGAGCGCCGAGAGTGCGCCGGGCCCGAAAATGCAGATCATCAAGGGGATCGCGGTCTCGCCGGGGATCGCGATCGGCCACGTCGCGCTGCTGGGAGATGACCACCGGCGCATGCCGCGTCGGCTCATTGCGCCTGCCGCGGTCGAGCGCGAGCAGAAAAAGCTCGACGACGCGATCCATGCTTCGATCGAAGAGCTGACGGCGGTGCACGCGCGGGCCAAGGGCGAAATGGGCGATGAGGCGGCAAAGATCTTTCTCTTTCACGCCGGGATGCTGAAAGACAAGTCGCTCATCGGCCCGATGCGGAAGATGGTCGAGACCGAACGTGTCGGCGCGGAATACGCGGTCTGTCAGGTGCTCGGCCAACTGGCGGACAAGTTTCGTGCCGCGCCCGATTCGGTCTTCACGACGAAAGTCAATGACATCGATGATCTTGTCACGCGCCTGCTCAACCAATTGCTCGGTCGCGCGGAGAGCCGCCTCGCCAAACTGCCGCACAATTCGATCCTGCTCGCGCGCGATCTCACGCCTTCGCAGGCAGCGAGCTTCGATCGCAAGCGCGTGATCGGGTTCGCGACCGACCTGGGCGGGCGCACCGGTCACACGGCGATTGTTGCGCGGGCGCTCGGCATTCCCGCGGTGGTCGGCTGCCGCCAGATCACCGCCGCCGCAACCGACGGCGCGAGCATCATTCTCGATGGCGATCGCGGCATCATCATCCTGAATCCCGATGCCGAGCGGCTCGAGGAATATCACGGCCTCATCAAGCAGCGCGAAACTTTCCAGCTCTCGCTGGGCGAACTCCGCGATCTGCCGTCCGTAACAACGGATGGCCAGCGCATCGAACTCGTCGGAAACATCGAGTTCGCGGACGAGGCCGAGCATGTGCTCGAATTGGGCGGCGAGGGCGTGGGGCTCTACCGCACCGAGTTTCTCTACCTCACAAGCAAGCACGAGCCATCGGAAGAGGATCACTACAAGAGCTACGTCCGGTGCGTCGAACTGATGAAAGGAAAGCCGCTCACCATCCGCACGATGGACCTGGGCGCCGACAAGTACACGCAGGAACGTGCGGAACTCCCGGAGCGCAACCCGTTTCTCGGTTGCCGCTCGATCCGCTATTGCCTGAAGAACCAGCCGATGTTCAAGCGTCAGCTCCGGGCTCTGCTCCGGGCGAGCGCCAAGGGCCCGATCAAGATCATGTTCCCGCTCATCACGAGCACCGGCGAATTCCGCCAGTCGAAGTACATCGTGAACGACGTCATGGAGGATTTGGACGAAGAAGGGATCAAATTCGACCGAAATATGAAGGTCGGGATGATGGTCGAGGTCCCCTCGGCGGCACTGCTCGCCGAGACATTCGCCCGGGAAGTGGATTTTTTCTCGATCGGGACCAACGACCTGACGCAGTACACGCTCGCCGTGGATCGCACCAACGAAACGATCGCGGGCATGTACAACCCGGCTCATCCGGCGGTGATCCGGCTTATCCGAGACGTCGTCCGGGCCGCCCGGCGGCACGACACCCCGGTTTCCTGCTGCGGCGAATCGGCGGGCGACCCCGAATACGCTCTTCTGCTTGTGGGGATGGGCCTGCGTACCCTTAGCGTCTCCGCCGGGTCGATCCCGCAGCTCAAGCGGCTGATCCGTTCGGTGAGTTTGAAACAGTGCGAGCAGATCGCCCGACAGGCGCTCTCGTTCGATTCAGAGACCCAGATTTCCTCGTACCTGAGGGACCGGGCTCGCAAGATCGTGCCTGATTTGTTCGACGGGCGTACCGGCGAATAG
- a CDS encoding helix-turn-helix domain-containing protein, with protein sequence MRISSKRSPSTPAAYLERVNLAIDHIVSHLDQPVRLNRLAKIAMLSPFHFHRVFQAVIGETPADFAKRLRLEKALGLMARSHKDSLTSIAFACGFASSSDFSRSFKQRYGVPPRAFDIDTWRTAHSKKLHENEMSAGRLIERLPSRANPDEFKVRIRDLPARTVAYIRVDKPYQGEGVVRAMNGLMAWAERNRLADSQWLGYQWDNPEVTALENCRYHVAVEIPPSRLRELAHPRGEIGRFRFPAMTVAEIEIKGDIALELRALHWLYGSWLPRSGYVPDDHPGFESWIGRPFVHGATYFEIHIQLPIRRS encoded by the coding sequence TTGCGAATCTCGAGCAAACGATCGCCCTCCACCCCCGCGGCATACCTCGAACGCGTGAATCTCGCGATCGATCACATCGTTTCGCATCTCGATCAGCCCGTTCGACTCAATCGGCTCGCGAAGATCGCGATGCTCTCGCCTTTTCACTTTCACCGAGTCTTCCAAGCCGTAATCGGCGAGACTCCTGCCGATTTCGCCAAGCGCCTGCGTCTCGAAAAGGCGCTCGGCCTCATGGCGCGATCCCACAAGGATTCGCTGACTTCGATCGCCTTCGCCTGCGGCTTCGCTTCATCTTCCGATTTCTCCCGCTCGTTCAAGCAGCGCTACGGCGTGCCCCCTCGAGCCTTCGATATTGATACCTGGCGCACCGCACACTCGAAGAAGCTGCACGAGAATGAAATGAGCGCCGGGCGGCTCATCGAGCGGCTTCCCTCGCGCGCAAATCCGGACGAATTCAAAGTACGCATCCGTGATCTGCCCGCCCGTACCGTCGCGTATATCCGAGTGGACAAGCCGTATCAGGGAGAGGGCGTTGTCCGTGCGATGAACGGGCTTATGGCTTGGGCCGAACGAAATCGACTCGCCGATAGCCAATGGCTCGGCTATCAGTGGGACAACCCCGAAGTCACCGCGCTCGAGAATTGCCGCTATCACGTCGCGGTGGAGATTCCGCCATCGCGTCTACGGGAACTCGCTCATCCGCGCGGCGAAATCGGCCGCTTCCGCTTTCCCGCGATGACTGTCGCGGAGATCGAGATCAAGGGCGATATCGCGCTCGAACTCCGCGCGCTGCACTGGCTGTACGGCTCATGGCTTCCCCGAAGCGGTTATGTGCCCGATGATCACCCGGGATTTGAGTCCTGGATCGGCAGGCCGTTCGTTCACGGCGCGACGTACTTCGAGATTCATATCCAGTTGCCGATCCGGCGATCCTGA
- a CDS encoding Rne/Rng family ribonuclease, giving the protein MVRESKAKSKTQMLINYVPGEECRIAIVEDGRLEEFTSEKFAAQSRVGNIYVGKVINVEPAIQAAFVDFGVGDNGFLHVSDLHPRYFPGESDDATEQVGHKTPRRERPPIQAALRRGDEVFVQVLKEGVGTKGPTLTSYLSIPGRFLVMMPQMDKVGVSRKVEDEEQRRKMREILDQLDLPEGFGFILRTAGLERTKMELKRDLAYLVRLYKDMERRRAQGDKPRLLYAESDLLVRALRDQLTTDIDEIVIDNEQALQRASRFLKIVAPRTSTKLLHYPGRTPIYHAFAVEEQIAHIHAREVPLPSGGRLVIDQTEALVAIDVNSGKSRESRDAEENAYQTNLEAVDEICRQLRLRDQGGIVVNDLIDMRSLSHRKEIESRFRERLKRDRARTTISTISQFGILEMTRQRMRASSESLHFADCPTCRGRGLVQKPESVAGDALRELAALLDVDKVGRVELVVSPRVAGELLSAKRHLLSRIERSSGKRVDVRVSEAVPVDRVTFYAYDTLGADIDLTQPLPRKRPAELIVIEEPSIGTDDGGFSSDSATERDETHEADVAAGGPTEEVVELGDEPVHLTDEELDQQIRSDAQEAAAATAEAESQGGGRRRRGGRGRRGGRGRDDREQNRGNQRGGQGRDKSRRDHSSGPQRQQPQAAHTENVRVQDVRRIETERGVIIMGDHGDEDGVTPPKQDLGGSQEDLVVQIVEEDVEQQLSNTGDEQLQPDGQPGEGHGGRRRRRRRGRRGGRGRDQQRQDGQPANQPSDERNVEAVQSGDRPRDGNAEPAAADGAAQAGNEGEQRGGRRRRRGRRGRGRGGQGGGQSQHGGQAQNAGDGGGNSGGRGTRDYSGYNANQSGQPAQAPTPAGPKPRLLYGSRRKLTPAELNKRPKPE; this is encoded by the coding sequence ATGGTTCGTGAAAGCAAAGCCAAGTCAAAGACCCAGATGCTGATCAACTACGTGCCCGGCGAGGAATGCCGGATCGCGATCGTGGAAGACGGCAGACTCGAAGAGTTCACAAGCGAAAAGTTTGCGGCGCAGAGCCGCGTGGGCAACATCTACGTCGGCAAAGTCATCAATGTCGAGCCGGCAATCCAGGCGGCGTTCGTTGATTTCGGCGTGGGCGACAACGGGTTCTTGCACGTCAGCGATCTGCACCCGCGCTATTTCCCCGGCGAGAGCGACGACGCGACAGAGCAGGTCGGGCACAAGACGCCGCGCCGCGAGCGCCCGCCGATCCAGGCGGCGCTTCGCCGGGGCGACGAAGTCTTCGTGCAGGTCCTCAAAGAAGGCGTGGGCACCAAAGGCCCGACGCTCACGAGCTATCTGTCGATTCCCGGCCGCTTCCTCGTGATGATGCCGCAGATGGACAAGGTGGGGGTGTCGCGCAAGGTCGAGGACGAGGAGCAGCGCCGCAAGATGCGAGAGATCCTCGACCAACTCGATCTGCCCGAGGGATTCGGTTTCATCCTGCGCACCGCGGGCCTCGAGCGCACGAAGATGGAACTCAAGCGCGACCTCGCGTATCTCGTGCGCCTCTACAAGGACATGGAACGCCGGCGCGCCCAGGGCGATAAGCCGCGGCTTCTGTACGCCGAGAGCGATTTGCTCGTCCGTGCGCTCCGCGATCAGCTCACCACCGATATTGACGAGATCGTGATCGATAACGAGCAGGCGCTCCAGCGCGCCAGCCGCTTCCTCAAGATTGTCGCGCCTCGCACGAGCACGAAGTTGCTCCACTATCCCGGGCGCACGCCGATCTATCACGCTTTCGCGGTTGAAGAGCAGATCGCGCATATCCACGCGCGCGAGGTTCCGCTTCCTTCGGGCGGGCGGCTCGTCATCGACCAGACCGAAGCTTTGGTCGCGATCGACGTCAACAGCGGCAAGTCCCGCGAATCGCGCGATGCCGAGGAAAACGCCTACCAGACCAATCTTGAAGCGGTCGACGAGATCTGTCGCCAGTTGCGACTGCGCGATCAGGGCGGCATCGTCGTCAACGATCTGATCGACATGCGCTCGCTCTCGCACCGCAAGGAAATCGAGAGCCGTTTCCGCGAACGCCTCAAACGCGACCGCGCCCGCACCACGATTTCCACGATCTCGCAATTCGGCATTCTCGAAATGACCCGACAGCGCATGCGGGCCAGCTCCGAGAGCCTTCACTTCGCCGATTGCCCGACCTGCCGCGGACGCGGGCTTGTGCAAAAGCCGGAGAGCGTCGCGGGCGATGCGCTCCGCGAACTCGCGGCACTGCTCGACGTGGACAAAGTCGGGCGCGTCGAACTCGTGGTCAGCCCGCGCGTCGCGGGCGAGTTGCTCAGCGCCAAGCGCCACCTGCTCAGCCGCATCGAGCGCTCCAGCGGCAAGCGGGTCGATGTCCGCGTCAGCGAGGCCGTGCCCGTCGATCGTGTCACGTTCTACGCGTACGACACGCTCGGCGCCGACATCGATCTCACGCAGCCGCTTCCCCGCAAGCGCCCCGCGGAACTCATCGTCATCGAGGAACCGTCGATCGGAACCGACGACGGCGGATTCTCCTCCGATTCCGCGACCGAGCGCGACGAAACCCATGAGGCCGATGTCGCCGCCGGCGGGCCGACCGAAGAAGTCGTCGAACTCGGTGACGAACCGGTCCATCTTACCGATGAAGAGCTGGATCAACAGATCCGCTCCGACGCGCAGGAGGCCGCGGCGGCGACCGCCGAAGCCGAGTCGCAAGGTGGCGGGCGGCGTCGACGAGGAGGCAGGGGCCGTCGAGGTGGACGCGGACGCGACGACCGCGAGCAGAATCGCGGGAATCAGCGCGGCGGGCAAGGGCGCGACAAGAGCCGGCGAGATCATTCTTCCGGGCCGCAGCGCCAGCAGCCGCAAGCTGCGCACACCGAAAATGTGCGCGTACAGGATGTCCGGCGCATCGAGACCGAGCGCGGCGTGATCATCATGGGTGATCATGGTGACGAAGACGGTGTGACGCCGCCGAAGCAGGATCTCGGCGGGTCGCAAGAGGACCTGGTCGTCCAGATCGTCGAAGAGGACGTCGAGCAGCAACTGTCGAACACCGGCGATGAGCAGTTGCAGCCAGACGGGCAGCCCGGCGAGGGTCACGGCGGCCGCCGCCGTCGCCGTCGGCGTGGTCGCCGGGGCGGTCGCGGTCGCGATCAGCAAAGGCAGGACGGCCAACCCGCGAATCAGCCGAGCGACGAGCGAAACGTCGAGGCTGTGCAATCGGGCGATCGGCCGCGCGATGGAAACGCCGAACCCGCAGCAGCGGATGGAGCTGCGCAAGCAGGAAACGAAGGCGAGCAGCGCGGGGGGCGACGGCGCCGTCGAGGGCGCCGCGGACGCGGCCGAGGGGGACAGGGCGGAGGCCAGTCGCAACACGGCGGGCAAGCTCAGAATGCGGGCGACGGAGGCGGAAACTCGGGCGGCCGCGGCACGCGCGACTACTCGGGCTACAACGCCAACCAAAGCGGCCAGCCGGCCCAGGCTCCGACTCCCGCCGGGCCGAAGCCTCGGCTGCTCTACGGATCGCGCCGCAAGCTGACGCCCGCGGAACTGAACAAACGGCCCAAGCCGGAGTAA
- the dxr gene encoding 1-deoxy-D-xylulose-5-phosphate reductoisomerase: MAAGRDSGVKTRILILGSTGSIGTQTLEVVAHLNALHDKGLFPKHFEVVGLAAGKGAALIADQAARFGVKHLALSEGNGDAPNGGFTGQDAAERLVREIECDVVLAAIVGSAGLPATLVAVELGRDVALANKETLVAAGSLVVPAAHKSGAKLLPVDSEHAAVWQCLQCGPDCARGPIYPALAQPPACVKKVTLTASGGPFRTWEKSRVQRATKVEALKHPTWTMGEKVTVDSASLMNKALEIIEAHWLFALPAEKIDAVVHPQSIAHALVEFDDSSVITQLAHPDMRGPIQQALAFPVRAPSLVKPLDLGELSTALQFEPPDREKFPLLELAYTVIRAEGTSGAIFNAANEEAVLAFLRGEILFGRIGELVIEAMESIAPSPMRSLGDAIESDRSARDRVLESLRRAVVRA; encoded by the coding sequence GTGGCGGCGGGCCGTGATTCTGGCGTGAAGACTCGCATCCTCATCCTCGGCTCCACCGGCTCGATCGGGACGCAAACCCTCGAGGTCGTCGCGCACCTCAACGCGCTCCACGACAAGGGGCTGTTTCCCAAACATTTCGAGGTTGTGGGGCTTGCCGCGGGAAAAGGCGCAGCTCTGATCGCCGATCAGGCGGCGCGCTTCGGCGTGAAGCATCTCGCGCTCTCTGAGGGTAACGGCGATGCGCCGAACGGTGGATTCACAGGGCAGGATGCCGCGGAACGGCTCGTGCGTGAAATCGAGTGCGATGTTGTACTCGCGGCGATTGTCGGCAGCGCGGGCTTGCCGGCGACACTCGTCGCGGTCGAACTCGGGCGCGATGTTGCGCTCGCAAACAAAGAAACGCTTGTTGCCGCGGGCTCGCTCGTTGTTCCCGCGGCACACAAATCCGGCGCGAAACTGCTGCCCGTCGACAGTGAACACGCGGCGGTCTGGCAGTGCTTGCAATGCGGGCCGGATTGTGCGCGCGGTCCGATTTATCCGGCCCTCGCCCAGCCGCCCGCCTGCGTGAAGAAGGTCACTCTGACCGCGAGCGGCGGACCCTTTCGCACCTGGGAAAAGTCGCGCGTGCAGCGAGCGACCAAGGTCGAAGCGCTCAAGCACCCGACGTGGACGATGGGCGAGAAGGTGACGGTGGATAGCGCGAGCCTGATGAACAAGGCGCTCGAGATTATCGAGGCGCACTGGTTGTTCGCGCTGCCCGCCGAGAAAATCGACGCCGTCGTGCATCCGCAATCGATTGCGCATGCTCTCGTCGAATTCGATGATTCAAGCGTGATCACGCAGCTCGCCCACCCCGACATGCGCGGACCGATCCAGCAGGCGCTGGCATTCCCCGTGAGGGCACCTTCGCTCGTCAAGCCGCTCGACCTTGGCGAGTTGTCGACAGCGCTCCAGTTCGAGCCGCCGGACCGTGAAAAGTTTCCGCTCCTCGAGCTCGCGTACACCGTCATCCGCGCCGAGGGCACATCGGGAGCGATCTTCAATGCCGCCAACGAAGAAGCGGTGCTCGCGTTTCTCCGGGGCGAAATCCTCTTTGGCCGCATCGGGGAACTTGTGATCGAGGCGATGGAGTCGATCGCTCCATCGCCGATGCGGTCGCTCGGAGATGCGATCGAGTCCGACCGCAGCGCCCGCGACCGAGTGCTCGAATCTCTCCGGCGTGCGGTCGTTCGGGCCTGA
- a CDS encoding tetratricopeptide repeat protein has translation MSAHDQIRQHLYRGEFAAARPLLERAARASNDPQLLITLANVLRALGEKEPAAYQASRALASALHTPSEPQVRIVAAELIQECGKPDEAARHFRDGIARFPQAPNFRSGLINALRAAGKSGEAGDEAVSALMLFPNDLLLLLVGAGALGESLRQSAARDALLRAIQLAPFDHRVLIPAATMLHYCDGVEPNALTDIHRRAGIALVQSVGASDWKPPSRDPGAALRIALVSSDFRDHAVARFLEPWLVNRERSGSVLIGVSLLGPPDSTTARLKSLCDEWVDAAGKPDEEITRLIRTARADIAIDLSGLHVTGRPSVFARRVAPIQMTYLGYAGTTGIPSMDCRIVDGITDPPGAESLSTEKLIRLDGCFLCFSPDARTPEIRSTAKPGEVVFCSFNAQQKITDTTLDLWSGVLRAVPHARLLLKSRTLADKRTREILNAAFASRGIDPGRIEVAPHSPDYRAHLETYNRADIALDTFPYNGTTTTCEALSMGLPVVTLAGHSHASRVGSSLLNAAGLRANIAAMPAEFVQFAADLASGCAQLDSAARTRVKQTQRRSFISSALCGAPAFAHRISGAIAVRARHRIDAPRAAM, from the coding sequence ATGTCGGCGCACGACCAAATCCGGCAGCACCTGTACCGAGGAGAATTTGCCGCGGCACGCCCGCTCCTCGAACGCGCCGCTCGCGCATCCAACGATCCCCAGTTGCTCATCACGCTCGCGAACGTGCTCCGAGCGCTCGGCGAAAAGGAGCCCGCGGCATATCAGGCCTCCCGAGCCCTTGCATCGGCGCTCCACACCCCAAGCGAGCCCCAGGTCCGCATCGTCGCCGCCGAACTCATACAGGAATGCGGCAAGCCGGACGAAGCGGCGCGGCATTTCCGCGACGGAATCGCTCGCTTCCCGCAGGCGCCCAATTTCCGCTCGGGCTTGATCAACGCGCTCCGCGCCGCCGGGAAATCGGGTGAGGCGGGAGACGAAGCGGTCTCGGCGCTCATGCTCTTTCCGAATGACTTGCTCTTGCTTCTTGTGGGGGCCGGCGCTCTCGGCGAGAGTTTGCGCCAAAGCGCGGCACGCGACGCACTGCTTCGGGCGATTCAACTCGCGCCCTTCGATCACCGCGTGCTCATCCCCGCCGCGACCATGCTGCATTATTGCGACGGCGTCGAGCCCAACGCATTGACCGATATCCACCGGCGCGCCGGAATAGCGCTCGTGCAGTCGGTGGGCGCATCCGATTGGAAGCCGCCAAGCCGCGATCCCGGCGCGGCACTCAGAATCGCCCTGGTTTCCAGCGATTTCCGCGATCACGCTGTGGCGCGCTTTCTCGAGCCGTGGCTGGTGAATCGCGAGCGCTCCGGTTCCGTACTGATCGGCGTCAGTTTGCTCGGCCCCCCGGACTCGACAACGGCGAGGCTCAAGAGCCTTTGCGACGAGTGGGTCGACGCCGCGGGAAAGCCGGATGAAGAAATCACCCGCCTCATTCGCACAGCACGCGCCGACATCGCGATCGACCTGTCGGGCCTGCACGTCACAGGGCGCCCGAGTGTCTTCGCGCGCCGGGTCGCTCCGATTCAGATGACATACCTCGGTTATGCCGGCACAACCGGAATTCCTTCGATGGACTGCCGAATCGTCGATGGCATCACCGATCCCCCCGGCGCGGAATCGCTCTCAACAGAGAAACTGATCCGTCTCGATGGCTGCTTTCTCTGCTTCTCGCCCGACGCGCGCACTCCCGAGATTCGCAGCACGGCCAAGCCCGGCGAAGTTGTCTTCTGCTCGTTCAACGCGCAGCAGAAGATCACGGATACAACGCTCGATCTCTGGTCGGGTGTGCTCCGCGCCGTGCCGCACGCCCGGCTTCTCCTCAAATCGCGCACGCTCGCCGACAAACGCACCCGCGAGATCCTGAACGCGGCCTTTGCTTCCCGGGGTATCGATCCGGGCCGCATCGAAGTCGCGCCCCATTCGCCCGACTACCGCGCTCATCTTGAAACGTACAACCGCGCCGACATCGCGCTCGACACATTCCCCTACAACGGCACGACCACGACCTGCGAAGCGCTCTCGATGGGCCTGCCCGTCGTCACACTCGCAGGCCACTCCCACGCCTCGCGCGTCGGGTCGAGCCTGCTGAATGCCGCCGGGCTTCGTGCGAATATCGCTGCGATGCCCGCCGAGTTCGTGCAGTTCGCGGCCGATCTCGCCTCTGGATGCGCCCAACTCGACTCCGCCGCACGCACGCGTGTCAAACAAACTCAGCGGCGTTCCTTCATTTCGTCCGCGCTCTGCGGCGCCCCCGCATTCGCCCATCGGATCAGCGGAGCAATCGCGGTGCGTGCCAGGCACCGCATTGATGCCCCGCGCGCCGCCATGTGA